Proteins encoded within one genomic window of Saccharopolyspora pogona:
- a CDS encoding PucR family transcriptional regulator — protein MVLAAADPEGTAQSLPKAVKVIRLRGPREELRRALSRAETAPARYGSVAALAPEKDELHALCTAMTADTWTKSLWSEALTIGIGSTVPPEESARSFRTADAAVKRATEGRPIVSWEDLTESGLISLVAPETREHFAEELLGRLDGTPTGRTELTRIAISFVRHHGKVHAVADEVGMHRNTVRTRIREIETALDANLDDPTARLNLWAALQIADDRKT, from the coding sequence GTGGTGCTCGCGGCCGCCGATCCGGAAGGAACGGCCCAAAGTCTCCCCAAAGCGGTCAAGGTCATTCGGCTCCGGGGGCCTCGCGAAGAACTGCGCCGAGCCCTCAGCCGGGCCGAAACAGCGCCGGCACGGTACGGGTCGGTCGCGGCTTTGGCACCGGAGAAGGACGAACTCCACGCGCTGTGCACCGCTATGACGGCCGATACCTGGACCAAATCGCTCTGGAGCGAGGCCCTCACCATCGGCATCGGCAGCACCGTGCCCCCCGAGGAGTCAGCCCGCAGCTTTCGCACGGCCGATGCCGCTGTGAAGCGGGCGACGGAGGGACGCCCCATTGTCAGCTGGGAAGACCTCACCGAGTCGGGCTTGATCTCGCTGGTGGCCCCGGAGACGAGGGAACACTTTGCGGAGGAGCTCCTCGGACGCCTGGACGGCACCCCGACCGGCCGCACCGAACTGACGCGGATCGCCATCTCGTTCGTCCGTCACCACGGGAAGGTGCACGCCGTCGCTGACGAGGTCGGGATGCATCGCAACACCGTTCGCACCCGGATCCGTGAAATCGAGACGGCCCTCGACGCGAATCTCGACGACCCGACCGCTCGCTTGAACCTCTGGGCAGCGTTGCAGATCGCCGACGACCGCAAGACGTGA
- a CDS encoding amidohydrolase: MRLDAVFHNGRFTTLDPDRPTARAVGALAGRIVALDEELEGSSADVVVDLGGAHAVPGFNDAHHHLSLVGKGLRELDVSYASAPSLDALYKAVAERAAALPAGAWVLGAGYDQNKIGAHPTAEELDRAAQCRPVWLVHTSHHMAVASTEAFARAGFTDLTALPEVPGGHVVRDEDGRAKGLLQETAMQLVERVFRPEPSEQWTANIAAGSQAALAVGLTSVTEPGIGVVDGIGNGPADLDAYMRARERSALGVRMTVMPYITALHDCGALEPGVTWYGLDLGLRTGFGDEWLRIGPTKILSDGSLIGRSAAMCCDYHDSPGNSGLLQYEAEEIRRYIVEAHRCGWQVATHAIGDAALDVVLDSYEEAQWLHPRTDVRHRIEHAAVTSDAQVARIAALGLIPVPQGRFLSEIGDGLLAALGPVRGKLAYRMRSFLDAGVELPGSTDAPVVASAPLLSIHDMVNRRTASGAPIAPHEAVTVQEALRAYTIGSAHAVHEEHIKGALSRGMLADFVVLSDDLLRVAPERIGELTVGATVVGGHVAHDVGALKVS, encoded by the coding sequence TTGCGCCTCGATGCTGTGTTCCACAATGGACGGTTCACCACCCTTGACCCGGACCGCCCCACCGCTCGCGCAGTTGGTGCGCTGGCCGGCCGGATTGTCGCACTCGACGAGGAGTTGGAGGGCAGCTCCGCGGACGTTGTCGTTGACCTCGGCGGCGCGCACGCCGTGCCGGGCTTCAACGACGCGCATCACCACTTGAGTCTGGTTGGTAAAGGCCTGCGTGAACTGGACGTGTCCTACGCTTCGGCGCCCAGCCTTGACGCGCTGTACAAGGCTGTGGCCGAGCGGGCCGCGGCGCTGCCTGCCGGCGCGTGGGTACTGGGGGCGGGTTACGACCAGAACAAGATCGGCGCCCATCCGACGGCTGAGGAACTGGACCGGGCCGCTCAGTGCCGGCCGGTCTGGCTGGTGCACACCTCGCACCACATGGCCGTCGCCAGCACGGAAGCGTTCGCACGAGCTGGGTTCACCGATCTCACCGCACTACCCGAGGTGCCCGGCGGCCACGTCGTGCGCGACGAGGACGGGCGGGCCAAGGGGCTGCTCCAGGAGACGGCGATGCAACTGGTCGAGCGGGTGTTCCGGCCGGAGCCGAGCGAGCAGTGGACCGCCAACATCGCCGCCGGTTCGCAGGCCGCCCTCGCGGTCGGCTTGACCAGTGTGACCGAACCAGGCATCGGCGTCGTCGACGGAATCGGCAACGGACCGGCCGATCTGGACGCCTACATGCGGGCGCGCGAACGAAGCGCTCTCGGCGTCCGGATGACGGTCATGCCCTACATCACCGCACTGCACGACTGCGGCGCCTTGGAACCAGGCGTCACCTGGTACGGCCTCGACCTCGGCTTGCGCACCGGCTTCGGCGACGAGTGGCTGCGCATCGGACCGACCAAGATCCTCTCGGACGGTTCGCTGATCGGTCGTTCCGCCGCGATGTGCTGCGACTACCACGATTCGCCAGGGAACAGCGGACTGCTCCAGTACGAGGCCGAGGAGATCCGTCGGTACATCGTCGAGGCACACCGCTGCGGCTGGCAGGTCGCCACGCACGCCATCGGGGACGCTGCCCTGGACGTCGTCCTCGACTCGTACGAGGAGGCGCAGTGGTTGCACCCGCGTACGGATGTGCGCCACCGCATCGAACACGCGGCGGTGACGAGCGACGCGCAGGTCGCCCGGATCGCGGCGCTCGGCCTGATTCCGGTACCACAGGGACGGTTCCTGTCGGAGATCGGTGACGGTCTACTCGCGGCCCTCGGCCCGGTCCGGGGCAAGCTGGCCTACCGAATGCGGTCGTTCCTGGACGCTGGCGTGGAGCTGCCGGGCTCTACGGACGCTCCCGTGGTCGCTTCGGCTCCGCTGCTGAGCATCCACGACATGGTCAACCGGCGGACTGCCTCTGGTGCGCCGATCGCCCCGCATGAGGCTGTGACGGTGCAGGAGGCGTTGCGCGCGTACACGATCGGCTCGGCCCACGCCGTCCACGAGGAACACATCAAGGGAGCCCTCTCCCGGGGCATGCTCGCCGACTTCGTGGTCCTCAGCGACGACCTGTTGCGTGTGGCACCTGAACGCATTGGAGAACTGACCGTGGGAGCAACCGTTGTCGGTGGCCATGTAGCCCATGACGTCGGGGCGCTGAAGGTCTCCTGA